One window of the Pseudomonas knackmussii B13 genome contains the following:
- a CDS encoding TIGR03749 family integrating conjugative element protein encodes MKHPVFKLPGLLAVAAAVVMSSAAQAVEILRWERMPLAVPLKVGQERVVFIDKNVRVGVPAGVSERLRVQSAGGAVYLRASEPIEPTRLQLQDADTGALILLDIAAEPPKDGEAELEPVRIVEGNSTPARYGDQPGDADDAPARAQDPTGTRATRRETPVPVVLTRYAAQNLYAPLRTVEPLPGVMRVNLRRDFDLGTLMPTLPVRAVALASWRLEDQWVTAVRLTNSSGGWITLDPRVLQGDFLTATFQHEALGPRGTPEDTTVLYLVTRGHGLAQSLLPAINRFDPAAHLPQPEAEATTASKESRHAQ; translated from the coding sequence ATGAAGCACCCTGTATTCAAGCTGCCGGGGCTGTTGGCCGTGGCCGCCGCAGTGGTCATGTCCTCCGCTGCCCAGGCGGTGGAAATCCTGCGCTGGGAACGCATGCCGCTGGCGGTGCCCTTGAAGGTCGGCCAGGAGCGCGTCGTGTTCATCGACAAGAACGTCCGCGTCGGCGTGCCCGCTGGCGTCAGCGAACGCCTACGGGTGCAGAGCGCGGGCGGCGCGGTGTACCTGCGCGCCAGCGAGCCGATCGAGCCCACACGGCTGCAACTGCAGGACGCCGACACGGGCGCGCTGATCCTGCTGGACATTGCGGCCGAGCCGCCCAAGGACGGGGAAGCCGAGCTGGAGCCGGTGCGCATCGTCGAGGGCAACAGCACCCCGGCACGCTATGGCGATCAGCCCGGCGATGCCGACGATGCCCCGGCACGCGCCCAGGACCCGACAGGCACGCGGGCAACGCGCCGCGAAACCCCGGTTCCGGTCGTGCTGACGCGCTATGCCGCGCAAAACCTCTACGCACCGCTGCGCACTGTGGAGCCGCTACCGGGCGTCATGCGGGTGAACCTGCGCCGCGACTTCGACCTCGGCACGCTGATGCCGACGCTGCCGGTGCGCGCGGTCGCGCTCGCGTCGTGGCGTCTGGAAGACCAGTGGGTCACGGCCGTGCGCCTGACCAATAGCAGCGGCGGCTGGATCACTCTCGACCCCCGCGTGCTGCAAGGCGACTTCCTCACCGCCACCTTCCAGCACGAAGCACTCGGCCCGCGCGGAACGCCCGAGGACACGACCGTGCTGTACCTGGTGACGCGCGGGCACGGCCTTGCCCAGTCGCTGCTGCCGGCGATCAACCGCTTCGACCCAGCCGCGCATTTGCCGCAACCCGAAGCCGAGGCCACCACCGCCAGCAAGGAGTCCCGCCATGCGCAGTAA